A single genomic interval of Burkholderia sp. HI2500 harbors:
- a CDS encoding molybdate ABC transporter substrate-binding protein, whose amino-acid sequence MISIPLQLQPPSPSRRRRRTLRAVLAAWLCCASALSLAAPADTAATVFPPWQNGRNNDATHRGLEFTVPQVDVLADFHGDLTAPKLVLFVGGNYFFAMAPLVAKFEEDHPEYRGRIYWETIPPGLLVKQIQAGGTITVGNMTWTVKPDAYFAGLGKINGLIADGTLIGPAVPYVTNQLTIMVRAGNPKRIASLNDLARPDVQLAMPNPAFEGVARQIRASLVKAGGDALARTVYDDKVRTGTAELTHIHHRETALFLMQGRADAGVLWQSEAAFQEQVGHPLMHIDIPAEQNTTAIYAGAMVKDAPHPEAARTWLAFIRSPEAFRIFQRYGFGRYDAATPTQHLAPEQLQSDAG is encoded by the coding sequence ATGATATCGATCCCGCTGCAACTGCAACCTCCATCGCCATCGCGCCGCCGTCGGCGCACGCTGCGCGCCGTGCTGGCCGCGTGGCTCTGCTGCGCGTCGGCCCTCTCGCTCGCCGCGCCCGCCGACACCGCCGCAACCGTCTTTCCGCCCTGGCAAAACGGCCGCAACAACGACGCGACGCACCGTGGCCTCGAATTCACGGTGCCGCAGGTCGACGTGCTCGCCGATTTCCACGGCGACCTCACCGCGCCGAAGCTCGTGCTGTTCGTCGGCGGCAACTATTTCTTCGCGATGGCGCCGCTCGTCGCGAAGTTCGAGGAAGATCACCCCGAGTACCGCGGCCGCATCTACTGGGAGACGATCCCGCCCGGCCTGCTCGTGAAGCAGATCCAGGCGGGCGGCACGATCACCGTCGGCAACATGACGTGGACGGTCAAGCCCGATGCGTATTTCGCGGGGCTCGGCAAGATCAACGGGCTGATCGCGGACGGCACGCTCATCGGCCCGGCCGTGCCGTACGTGACGAACCAGCTGACGATCATGGTGCGCGCCGGCAATCCGAAGCGGATCGCATCGCTGAACGACCTCGCGCGGCCCGACGTGCAGCTTGCGATGCCCAATCCGGCATTCGAAGGCGTCGCGCGGCAGATCCGCGCGTCGCTCGTGAAAGCCGGCGGCGACGCGCTCGCGCGTACCGTCTACGACGACAAGGTGCGCACCGGCACGGCCGAGCTCACGCACATCCATCATCGGGAAACCGCGCTGTTCCTGATGCAGGGTCGCGCGGACGCGGGCGTGCTGTGGCAATCCGAAGCGGCGTTCCAGGAACAGGTCGGGCATCCGCTGATGCACATCGACATTCCGGCCGAGCAGAATACGACGGCCATCTATGCGGGGGCGATGGTGAAGGACGCGCCGCATCCGGAGGCCGCGCGCACGTGGCTCGCGTTCATCCGGTCGCCGGAGGCGTTCCGGATTTTCCAGCGCTACGGCTTCGGCCGATACGATGCGGCGACACCGACGCAGCACCTCGCGCCGGAGCAACTGCAATCCGACGCGGGCTGA
- the tetH gene encoding thiosulfate dehydrogenase — MSDRHARRGALKTLGLAAGTALLAAARPAHAATPDTGALLPGGATHLADLTRRLAAAPRRRDFKTVPMILERPDQWDHAALTEVTGYRGGPKQVWDNTELGGPWLNLMRNSLNAQIWSYRHPDFLVVSATHGSAHLALFDQAAWDKYGLAKFAGAAFPSNTLLDAMPAQSKGAQDHELSDGAFSSHDNSIAALQQRGVVFLSCHNAIWELAERLDGANANPDKLPLDALAADLTNHVIPSAIVTPGAVGTLPELQQAGFTYAK, encoded by the coding sequence ATGTCCGACCGGCATGCACGCCGAGGCGCGCTCAAGACACTCGGCCTCGCGGCCGGCACCGCGCTGCTCGCCGCCGCGCGCCCCGCTCACGCCGCCACGCCCGACACCGGCGCGCTGCTGCCGGGCGGCGCCACGCACCTCGCCGACCTCACGCGCCGCCTCGCGGCCGCGCCGAGGCGGCGCGACTTCAAGACGGTGCCGATGATCCTCGAACGCCCCGACCAGTGGGATCACGCGGCGCTCACCGAAGTGACCGGCTACCGCGGCGGCCCGAAGCAGGTATGGGACAACACCGAGCTCGGCGGCCCATGGCTGAACCTGATGCGCAATTCGCTGAATGCGCAGATCTGGTCGTACCGTCACCCGGATTTCCTCGTCGTTTCGGCCACGCACGGCAGCGCGCATCTCGCGCTGTTCGACCAGGCCGCGTGGGACAAATACGGCCTCGCGAAATTCGCCGGTGCCGCGTTTCCGTCCAACACGCTGCTCGATGCAATGCCCGCGCAATCGAAAGGCGCGCAAGACCACGAGTTATCCGACGGCGCGTTCTCGTCGCACGACAACAGCATCGCCGCGCTGCAGCAGCGTGGTGTCGTGTTCCTGTCGTGCCACAACGCGATCTGGGAACTCGCGGAACGGCTCGACGGCGCGAACGCAAATCCCGACAAGCTGCCGCTCGATGCGCTTGCGGCGGACCTGACCAACCACGTGATCCCGTCGGCGATCGTCACGCCAGGCGCGGTCGGCACGCTGCCCGAACTGCAGCAGGCCGGCTTCACGTACGCAAAATGA
- a CDS encoding TonB-dependent siderophore receptor, whose protein sequence is MPSRRTPRRARTLRPWRTSLPALITLCVASGTHASAAERADAESAAPASASTPAPPAARELPAISVSASATADPTVGYQPRTTSIAGGDNRSIKEIPQSVAVVSSSVMQDQQARTLDDVLGNISGVTQTNTLGGTRDAFIKRGFGSNNDGSVLVDGVRTPVLHSYLATIDRVEVLKGPASLLYGMQDPGGVINLVTRKPEDTFGGSISASRTSHGGSSATFDLTGPLGKPGQVAGGTLAFRLTGQYDTSRYWRSFGRQRDALIAPALSWHDASTSIDVSYQYVDYTTPFDRGTVLVNGQLDDALRYRRYEEAWSQSTGIQETLRARVEHRFSDAWRARATYGWGRDRYDQYITRATAFNSTTGALTRSSDANLGRNDSDQIATLGLLGNVTLAGMNHAIYIGGEYERQRSFRGDTIRGKATKGFNLYDPVYDLLAPGGIPNPKQSDSRSVVHAYSTIVQDSVKLTDRLTAVGGLRWENWQQESGMGRPFVFADRSRGSVWLPQFGLAYALTPALTAYANVSRSFKPNVATNVAAPLAPEYGRVLEAGLKFSLKPAITGTLAVYQIDKRNVAVTVGDLTSTIGTARSRGIELDVAGQITRHLSVIGSYAYTNATDRDSNTPLTNVARHTGSLFAVYDTAIANLPGRWRFGGGARLVGSRSGDTANSFTLPGYVTVDAFAAYETTIGKFPTRFQLNVKNLLDKTYYPSSNNNLIIAVGEPRLVTLTTTVSF, encoded by the coding sequence ATGCCATCCCGCCGAACACCCCGCCGTGCCCGGACCCTGCGTCCGTGGCGCACGAGCCTGCCTGCCCTGATCACCCTGTGCGTCGCGAGCGGCACGCATGCGTCCGCCGCAGAACGCGCCGACGCCGAATCCGCCGCCCCTGCTTCCGCTTCCACACCCGCGCCGCCGGCCGCGCGCGAACTCCCGGCGATCAGCGTCAGCGCATCGGCAACCGCCGATCCGACGGTCGGCTATCAGCCGCGCACCACGAGCATCGCGGGCGGCGACAACCGTTCGATCAAGGAGATTCCGCAATCGGTCGCGGTGGTCAGCAGCAGCGTGATGCAGGACCAGCAGGCGCGCACGCTCGACGACGTGCTCGGCAACATCAGCGGCGTCACGCAAACGAACACCCTAGGCGGCACGCGCGACGCGTTCATCAAGCGCGGCTTCGGGTCGAACAACGACGGCTCCGTGCTCGTCGACGGCGTGCGCACGCCGGTGCTGCACAGCTATCTGGCGACGATCGACCGCGTCGAAGTGCTGAAGGGCCCGGCGTCGCTGCTCTACGGGATGCAGGATCCGGGCGGCGTGATCAACCTCGTCACGCGCAAGCCGGAAGACACGTTCGGCGGCTCGATCTCGGCCTCGCGCACGAGCCACGGCGGCAGCAGCGCGACGTTCGATCTCACGGGCCCGCTCGGCAAGCCGGGCCAGGTCGCGGGCGGCACGCTCGCGTTCCGGCTGACCGGCCAGTACGACACGAGCCGCTACTGGCGCAGCTTCGGCCGCCAGCGCGACGCGCTGATCGCACCCGCGCTGTCGTGGCACGACGCGAGCACGTCGATCGACGTCAGCTACCAGTACGTCGACTACACGACGCCGTTCGATCGCGGCACGGTGCTCGTGAACGGCCAGCTCGACGATGCGCTCCGCTATCGCCGCTACGAGGAAGCGTGGTCGCAGAGCACCGGCATCCAGGAAACGCTGCGTGCGCGCGTCGAGCACCGCTTCTCCGATGCGTGGCGCGCGCGTGCAACCTACGGCTGGGGCCGCGATCGCTACGATCAGTACATTACCCGCGCAACCGCGTTCAACAGCACCACCGGCGCACTGACGCGCTCGTCCGATGCGAACCTCGGGCGCAACGATTCCGACCAGATCGCGACGCTCGGCCTGCTCGGCAACGTGACGCTCGCCGGCATGAATCACGCGATCTACATCGGCGGCGAATACGAGCGGCAGCGCAGCTTCCGCGGCGACACGATCCGCGGCAAGGCAACGAAGGGCTTCAATCTCTACGATCCCGTGTACGACCTGCTCGCGCCGGGCGGCATACCCAACCCGAAGCAAAGCGATTCGCGCTCGGTGGTGCATGCGTATTCGACGATCGTGCAGGACTCGGTGAAGCTCACTGATCGCCTTACCGCGGTAGGCGGGCTGCGTTGGGAAAACTGGCAGCAGGAATCGGGGATGGGGCGGCCGTTCGTGTTCGCCGACCGCTCGCGCGGCAGCGTGTGGCTGCCGCAGTTCGGGCTCGCCTATGCGCTCACGCCGGCGCTGACCGCCTACGCGAACGTCAGCCGCTCATTCAAGCCGAACGTCGCCACGAACGTCGCGGCGCCGCTCGCACCGGAATACGGCCGCGTGCTCGAGGCCGGGCTGAAGTTCAGCCTGAAGCCGGCGATCACCGGCACGCTCGCGGTCTACCAGATCGACAAGCGCAACGTCGCGGTCACGGTGGGCGATCTGACGTCGACGATCGGCACCGCGCGCTCGCGCGGGATCGAGCTCGACGTCGCGGGGCAGATCACGCGCCACCTGAGCGTGATCGGCAGCTATGCGTACACGAATGCGACCGATCGCGACAGCAACACGCCGCTAACCAACGTTGCGCGCCATACGGGCAGCCTCTTCGCGGTATACGACACGGCGATCGCGAACCTGCCCGGCCGCTGGCGCTTCGGCGGCGGCGCACGACTTGTCGGCTCACGTTCGGGTGACACCGCGAACAGCTTCACGCTGCCCGGCTACGTGACCGTCGACGCATTCGCCGCCTACGAAACGACGATCGGCAAGTTCCCGACGCGCTTCCAGCTCAACGTGAAGAACCTGCTCGACAAGACCTACTACCCGTCGAGCAACAACAACCTGATCATCGCGGTCGGCGAGCCGCGGCTCGTCACGCTGACGACGACGGTGTCGTTCTGA
- a CDS encoding porin: MKKKLGVALATAMALAGPACAQSSVTLYGIIDTGVSYYNNAAHGGSFTGMPTLTGEVPSRWGLRGTEDLGGGYQAFFVLENGFQPGTGALNYGGRLFGRQANVGVNGPFGALTLGRQMNMSMIVLTNADVIGPSIHSMADFDSYLPNARSDNAIGYKGTFHGVTLGATYSFGRDAAGPAGPSATGCAGQVPGDIVACRQYTAMLAYDASNFGLAASHDVMRGGGGALAPLNNPAYTDTRDIVAGYVKIGPAKLGAGWIRRNLAAADHLQADIVFAGGTYYATPYLALDLQGVRYLQRRENSEGTNATLLVGRATYFLSKRTTVYTSVGYMFNSKLAANAVAAGGTVGTGMNQLGVMAGIQQKF, encoded by the coding sequence ATGAAAAAGAAACTGGGCGTCGCGCTAGCGACGGCAATGGCACTGGCCGGACCGGCCTGCGCGCAAAGCAGCGTCACGCTGTACGGGATCATCGATACCGGCGTGTCCTACTACAACAACGCCGCGCACGGCGGATCGTTCACGGGCATGCCGACGCTGACCGGCGAGGTGCCGTCACGGTGGGGGCTGCGAGGCACGGAGGATCTCGGCGGCGGCTACCAGGCTTTCTTCGTGCTCGAAAACGGTTTCCAGCCCGGCACCGGCGCACTGAACTACGGCGGGCGCCTGTTCGGGCGACAGGCGAACGTCGGCGTGAACGGTCCGTTCGGCGCGCTGACCCTCGGCCGCCAGATGAACATGTCGATGATCGTGCTGACCAATGCCGACGTGATCGGCCCGTCGATTCACTCGATGGCGGATTTCGATTCCTATCTGCCGAACGCGCGCAGCGACAATGCGATCGGCTACAAGGGCACGTTCCACGGCGTGACGCTCGGCGCCACCTACAGCTTCGGCCGCGACGCGGCCGGGCCGGCAGGGCCGTCGGCGACGGGCTGTGCCGGGCAGGTGCCCGGCGACATCGTCGCCTGCCGCCAGTACACGGCGATGCTCGCGTATGACGCGAGCAACTTCGGGCTCGCCGCGTCGCACGACGTGATGCGCGGCGGCGGCGGCGCGCTCGCGCCGCTGAACAATCCCGCATACACCGACACGCGCGACATCGTCGCCGGCTACGTGAAGATCGGCCCCGCGAAACTCGGCGCCGGGTGGATCCGCCGCAATCTCGCGGCGGCCGACCACCTGCAGGCCGATATCGTGTTCGCCGGCGGCACGTACTACGCGACGCCCTACCTCGCGCTCGACCTGCAGGGCGTACGCTACCTGCAGCGCCGCGAAAACAGCGAAGGCACGAATGCCACGCTGCTCGTCGGCCGCGCGACCTATTTCCTGTCGAAGCGGACGACCGTCTATACGTCGGTGGGCTACATGTTCAATAGCAAGTTGGCTGCGAACGCGGTCGCCGCCGGCGGGACGGTCGGGACCGGGATGAACCAGCTCGGCGTGATGGCCGGCATCCAGCAGAAGTTCTGA
- a CDS encoding MFS transporter, whose translation MSANIRNTIDESPMSAFQTMAVTACVVLNMLDGFDVLAVAFAAPHLAAEWKLSGKEIGLLLSAGLAGMGIGSVLIAPLADRVGRRRIILLCLAVISTGMLACAATHSTLQLAVARAYTGLGIGGMLASLTVISGEYASNKWRSAAIGMQSTGYPIGATAGGVIAGYLLSTWGWRSVFAFGGILTLLAIPMVLALLPESLDFLLARRPDHALQKINRILARMKRAPIDALPPVASSTGTASPASSWTAVLRAPLARRTIALWIAFFLVMGSFYFVVSWTPKLLVQAGLSASQGVTGGVLLNLGGIAGASLFSLLSTRFGLRNLLGATLLLGGALMVVFGANTGSLGIGMTVAVLLGAVINACVAGMYALSPTPYPAEIRTTGIGLAVGIGRLGAILSPITVGALLDDGWSVSHLYLAFLVPMAGAAIAVVMVGARATAPHRQRDPAMS comes from the coding sequence GTGAGCGCAAATATCCGCAATACGATCGACGAATCCCCGATGAGCGCGTTCCAGACGATGGCGGTCACGGCCTGCGTCGTGCTGAACATGCTCGATGGCTTCGATGTGCTGGCCGTCGCGTTTGCCGCACCGCACCTGGCGGCCGAATGGAAACTGAGCGGCAAGGAAATCGGCCTGCTGCTGAGCGCCGGGCTGGCCGGCATGGGCATCGGCTCGGTGCTGATCGCGCCGCTGGCCGACCGCGTCGGCCGCCGCCGCATCATCCTGCTCTGCCTCGCCGTGATCTCGACCGGGATGCTCGCCTGCGCGGCCACGCACAGCACGCTGCAACTCGCCGTCGCGCGTGCGTACACGGGGCTCGGCATCGGCGGCATGCTGGCGAGCCTGACCGTGATCAGCGGCGAGTACGCATCGAACAAATGGCGCAGCGCCGCGATCGGCATGCAGTCGACCGGCTACCCGATCGGCGCCACCGCCGGCGGCGTCATCGCCGGTTACTTGCTGTCGACGTGGGGATGGCGCAGCGTATTCGCGTTCGGCGGCATCCTGACCTTGCTGGCGATCCCGATGGTGCTCGCGCTGCTGCCGGAATCGCTCGATTTCCTGCTGGCGAGGCGTCCGGACCACGCGCTGCAGAAAATCAACCGCATCCTCGCGAGAATGAAGCGCGCACCGATCGACGCGCTGCCGCCCGTGGCCTCGTCCACCGGCACGGCAAGCCCCGCGTCGAGCTGGACGGCCGTGCTCCGCGCACCGCTCGCGCGCCGCACGATCGCGTTGTGGATCGCGTTCTTCCTCGTGATGGGCAGCTTCTATTTCGTCGTGAGCTGGACGCCGAAGCTGCTGGTCCAGGCCGGGCTGTCGGCATCGCAGGGCGTCACCGGCGGCGTCCTGCTCAACCTCGGTGGCATTGCGGGCGCCTCGCTCTTCAGCCTGCTGTCGACGCGTTTCGGCCTGCGCAACCTGTTGGGCGCGACCCTGCTGCTCGGCGGCGCGCTGATGGTCGTGTTCGGCGCGAACACGGGCTCGCTCGGCATCGGGATGACCGTCGCGGTGCTCCTCGGCGCGGTGATCAATGCGTGCGTGGCCGGCATGTATGCGCTGTCGCCGACGCCGTACCCCGCCGAAATCCGCACGACCGGCATCGGCCTCGCGGTCGGCATCGGCCGCCTCGGCGCGATCCTGTCGCCGATAACGGTCGGTGCGCTGCTGGACGACGGCTGGTCCGTGTCCCATCTCTATCTCGCGTTCCTCGTGCCGATGGCCGGCGCGGCAATCGCCGTCGTCATGGTGGGCGCGCGGGCCACGGCGCCGCACCGGCAACGCGACCCGGCGATGTCGTAA
- a CDS encoding aromatic ring-hydroxylating dioxygenase subunit alpha translates to MAQPARPSINTAKFPVDRWWVAALSSELTDKPIARTLLGHPVVLFRLPSGEVGALEDRCCHKSLPLSCGSLEARGLRCGYHGLLFDRGGACVEIPGQDRIPAKACVSAYPVQEQDAIVWIWIGADAHARPTCAPPRYVFHTDPQYRFGGGQYHYDAPYQLIHDNLMDLSHLGYVHLKTIGGNAPLHMGAETRVSSDGDTVTLVRRMPDSVPPPTYTAAWPFAARVDRWQEIEFHVSHIRIWTGAIDAGTGDLHDPARGGLHMRGFHGITPETETTTHYFWTVATNPQHDVERIAQTVIEQSAATFDEDKAVIEAQYRNQLRFPDGRQLDIHVDAGPNRARRVIERLLLQPEPA, encoded by the coding sequence ATGGCGCAACCTGCCCGGCCATCAATCAATACTGCTAAATTCCCGGTCGACCGATGGTGGGTCGCCGCACTGTCATCAGAACTGACGGACAAGCCCATCGCCCGCACGCTGCTCGGCCATCCGGTCGTCCTGTTCCGGCTGCCGTCCGGGGAAGTCGGTGCGCTGGAGGATCGCTGCTGCCACAAGTCGTTGCCGCTGTCGTGCGGCTCGCTCGAAGCACGCGGCCTGCGCTGCGGCTATCACGGTCTGCTGTTCGACCGCGGCGGTGCATGCGTGGAAATTCCCGGGCAAGACCGGATTCCGGCCAAGGCGTGCGTGTCGGCGTATCCGGTGCAGGAGCAGGACGCGATCGTGTGGATCTGGATCGGCGCCGACGCGCACGCTCGACCGACCTGCGCGCCGCCACGCTACGTGTTCCATACGGATCCGCAATACCGGTTCGGCGGCGGCCAGTACCATTACGACGCGCCGTATCAACTGATTCATGACAACCTGATGGACCTGAGCCACCTCGGCTATGTCCATCTGAAAACGATCGGCGGCAACGCGCCGCTGCACATGGGCGCGGAAACCCGCGTCAGCAGCGACGGCGACACGGTGACGCTGGTGCGCCGGATGCCGGATTCCGTCCCGCCGCCGACCTACACCGCCGCATGGCCGTTCGCGGCCCGCGTCGATCGCTGGCAGGAAATCGAGTTCCACGTGTCGCACATCCGGATCTGGACCGGCGCGATCGACGCCGGCACCGGCGACCTGCACGATCCGGCACGCGGCGGCCTTCACATGCGCGGCTTCCACGGCATCACGCCCGAGACGGAAACGACGACGCACTACTTCTGGACCGTCGCGACCAATCCGCAGCACGACGTCGAGCGCATCGCGCAAACGGTCATCGAGCAATCCGCGGCGACGTTCGACGAGGACAAGGCCGTGATCGAAGCGCAATACCGGAATCAGCTGCGCTTTCCGGACGGTCGCCAGCTCGACATTCACGTCGACGCGGGCCCCAATCGTGCGCGGCGCGTGATCGAGCGGCTGCTGCTGCAACCCGAACCCGCGTAA
- a CDS encoding PDR/VanB family oxidoreductase: protein MSAATLTVRVARKWQEARDICGFEFVSDDGSPLPRFDAGAHIDVHLPGGLVRQYSLCNHPEHGDRYQIAVLRDADGRGGSRTIHDAVRQGDTVRIGVPRNQFPLAPDAPHHLLLAGGIGVTPILSMAERLFSSGVAFDMHYCARSADRMAFVERINAAGFRDRARFHVDDGAPEQRFDVAAVLAAAPEGTHLYVCGPRGFMDAVLNAARERGWAEARLHYEFFGGAVAASGADRAFQVRIASSGQVIDVPAECTVIAALAANGVDVLTSCEQGVCGTCLTRVLQGEPDHRDAYLTDEEKAAGDQFMPCCSRARTDLLVLDL from the coding sequence ATGAGCGCCGCGACGCTGACGGTCCGCGTGGCCCGCAAGTGGCAGGAAGCACGCGACATCTGCGGCTTCGAATTCGTCAGCGATGACGGCTCGCCGCTGCCGCGCTTCGACGCCGGCGCCCATATCGACGTGCATCTGCCGGGCGGCCTCGTGCGCCAGTATTCGCTGTGCAACCACCCGGAGCACGGCGATCGCTATCAGATCGCCGTGCTGCGCGATGCCGACGGCCGCGGCGGGTCGCGCACCATTCATGATGCAGTCCGGCAAGGCGATACCGTGCGGATCGGCGTGCCGCGCAATCAGTTTCCGCTCGCCCCCGACGCGCCGCACCACCTGCTGCTCGCAGGCGGGATCGGCGTCACGCCGATCCTCAGCATGGCGGAACGGTTGTTCTCGTCCGGTGTCGCGTTCGACATGCATTACTGCGCGCGCTCGGCCGACCGCATGGCCTTCGTCGAACGGATCAACGCGGCCGGGTTCCGTGATCGTGCCCGCTTCCACGTCGACGACGGCGCGCCCGAGCAACGCTTCGACGTGGCCGCCGTGCTCGCCGCGGCGCCCGAAGGTACGCACCTGTACGTATGCGGGCCGCGCGGCTTCATGGATGCGGTGTTGAACGCCGCGCGCGAGCGCGGCTGGGCGGAAGCGCGACTGCACTACGAGTTCTTCGGCGGCGCGGTGGCGGCGTCCGGCGCGGATCGCGCGTTCCAGGTCCGGATCGCGAGCAGCGGCCAGGTGATCGACGTGCCGGCCGAATGCACCGTCATCGCCGCACTGGCGGCCAACGGCGTCGACGTGCTGACGTCGTGCGAGCAAGGTGTATGCGGAACCTGCCTGACACGCGTGCTGCAAGGCGAGCCCGATCACCGCGATGCGTATCTGACCGACGAGGAAAAAGCCGCCGGCGACCAGTTCATGCCCTGCTGCTCGCGAGCGCGAACCGACCTGCTGGTACTCGATCTGTAG
- a CDS encoding aromatic ring-hydroxylating dioxygenase subunit alpha gives MFLKNAWYVACTPDEIDGKPLGRQICNESMVFYRAVDGQVAALEDFCPHRGAPLSLGFVRDGVLVCGYHGLEMGCNGKAAGMPGQRVGGFPPIRSFPVIERYGFIWVWPGDASAADPAKLPALAWAEDPAWAHGGGLYHIRCDYRLMIDNLMDLTHETYVHASSIGQKEIDEAPPKTTSHGDEVVTSRFMENVMPPPFWQMALRGNGLADDVPVDRWQICRFAPPSHVMIEVGVAHAGHGGYDAPAELKASSIVVDFITPETDTSIWYFWGMARNFRPDDHALTDEIRAGQGKIFAEDLEMLERQQLNLEKWPDRKLLKLNIDAGGVLSRKVIERLLADEHASSPSRPVIPVAQVREAS, from the coding sequence GTGTTTCTCAAGAATGCTTGGTACGTGGCGTGCACGCCCGATGAAATCGACGGTAAGCCGCTGGGCCGCCAGATCTGCAACGAGTCGATGGTGTTTTATCGCGCGGTGGACGGCCAGGTCGCCGCGCTGGAGGACTTCTGCCCGCACCGCGGCGCACCGCTGTCGCTGGGATTCGTGCGCGACGGCGTGCTCGTGTGCGGCTATCACGGGCTGGAAATGGGCTGCAACGGCAAGGCGGCCGGCATGCCGGGCCAGCGTGTCGGCGGCTTCCCGCCGATTCGCAGCTTCCCCGTGATCGAGCGATATGGATTCATCTGGGTCTGGCCGGGCGATGCGTCGGCAGCCGATCCCGCGAAACTGCCCGCGCTGGCGTGGGCCGAGGATCCGGCCTGGGCCCACGGCGGCGGCCTGTACCACATCCGCTGCGACTACCGGCTGATGATCGACAACCTGATGGACCTCACGCACGAAACCTACGTGCATGCGTCGAGCATCGGCCAGAAGGAAATCGACGAAGCGCCGCCGAAGACCACCAGCCACGGCGACGAAGTCGTCACGAGCCGCTTCATGGAGAACGTGATGCCGCCGCCGTTCTGGCAGATGGCGCTGCGTGGCAACGGGTTGGCCGACGACGTGCCGGTGGATCGCTGGCAGATCTGCCGCTTCGCCCCGCCGAGCCACGTGATGATCGAAGTGGGTGTCGCACATGCGGGCCACGGCGGCTACGACGCGCCGGCCGAACTGAAGGCGTCGTCGATCGTCGTCGATTTCATCACGCCCGAGACGGACACCTCGATCTGGTACTTCTGGGGGATGGCGCGCAACTTCCGGCCCGACGATCACGCACTGACCGACGAGATCCGCGCAGGCCAGGGCAAGATCTTCGCCGAGGATCTCGAGATGCTCGAGCGCCAGCAGCTCAACCTGGAGAAGTGGCCCGATCGCAAGCTGCTCAAGCTCAACATCGACGCCGGCGGCGTGCTGTCGCGCAAGGTGATCGAACGGCTGCTCGCCGACGAGCATGCGTCGAGCCCGTCGCGGCCCGTGATTCCGGTCGCGCAGGTCAGGGAGGCGTCATGA
- a CDS encoding MarR family winged helix-turn-helix transcriptional regulator: MEKTNPADLPVFPLDLYDEPGHLIRRAHQIAVAMFYEKLGRDVTPVQYAVLRMLYECPGLDQVTLAQRVALDTSTTADLAVRLEAKGLIVREVLPRRQRRLLLTPAGVELLTHLIPSVKELRAGLFDGMGEDDSQELVRLLRKFVHLNNEQSRAPLRVGDES; encoded by the coding sequence ATGGAAAAAACGAATCCCGCCGACCTGCCGGTTTTCCCGCTCGATCTGTACGACGAACCCGGGCACCTGATCCGGCGCGCACACCAGATCGCGGTTGCGATGTTCTACGAGAAGCTGGGCCGGGACGTGACGCCCGTGCAGTACGCGGTCCTGCGGATGCTGTACGAGTGCCCGGGGCTCGATCAGGTGACGCTCGCGCAGCGGGTCGCGCTCGACACGTCGACGACCGCGGATCTCGCGGTCCGGCTCGAAGCGAAAGGATTGATCGTGCGCGAAGTGCTGCCGCGGCGTCAGCGCCGCTTGCTGCTGACACCGGCGGGCGTCGAACTGCTGACGCACCTGATTCCGTCGGTGAAGGAATTGCGCGCCGGCCTGTTCGACGGGATGGGAGAGGACGATTCGCAGGAACTGGTGCGCCTGTTGCGCAAGTTCGTCCATTTGAACAACGAGCAGAGCCGCGCGCCGCTGCGCGTCGGCGACGAGTCGTAA